A stretch of DNA from Tepidimicrobium xylanilyticum:
GGGTAATACTGTTTGATTTTGCAAAGTTAATGATAGTCTTTAATACATCTTTCGACCTTAATACTGTTAAATCGGCTCCTGCCTTTTTAGAAACATTGAACAAATATTCTAAAGCCTCTCCATCATTTGCATATTCTAAAAAGTTTTCTCTTTCGTTAACTACATGTATTACATAAAGTTTATCTTCCTTAGATTTAATTAATTTATAACCTTCTAAGATCAATCTTTCACAGGTTTTCTGCTGAGTTACACAGACCATGACCTTAGCTTTTTCCATATGAAATCCCCCTTTAAAAGAGTGGCGCCTATTACATTATAACATGAATTGATTAAAAAAGTATTGATTATAATATAATTTATTAAGTTATGAGACACTATTTAAACTAAAAATAGGATAGGCTAACCTACCCTATTCTTCATCAATCAGCTCTTGTTCTCCCATTTCCACTAATTTTTGAGTCATTAGCCCTCCTACAGGCCCGGCTGTAAAAATATTAGTTACAGGATCTAGTTCTTTCTTATTTTCTAAAGCATCTGAAATTCCTAATTCATTAGCTAATTCAATTTTCATCTCGTTTAATGCTTTGATTGCATTTGTATCTATAGGTCTTTTTCCCAATTTTATCACCTCATAAAATAGAATTCTCTCCATTTTATTTTATCTAATAACGTAAAATCAATACCATCCAATTTGAGGAATTTAGGATAGTAATATATTGTTGTTAAATATAAAATTAAAAGACCAGGCAAAACCTGATCTCATTTAATATTTTAAAACTTGAAAAGCTTCAGCAACTTTTCTTGCAAAGCTCAAAGGATCCTCTATAGAAAAAAAGTGAATATAAAACAACCTAGGTTTATCAAACAGCCAATGATTGTGTAAAGCTGTTACTTCTATATTTCTTTCTCTTAAGGCTGATATAAAAGGATTTATTTCTCTTTGCAATATCACTGTTTCCCCTAAATTAAGAGTTCTACCTCTACTATCCATAGATTCAAAAGAAAACAGTGCTGCAATTACAAGTGGACTCCTTGTGGGTCTTCCTGCAATTTTTTGCAAACACAGCCCCAGAAGCTTTAAATGCTCTCTCGCCATCTATAGTCGCATTAGGACAGAGAGCCATGTTTACCGCAGCTATATGGGGAGCAATATTGGTATATATAATCGATAACCAGTTAGAAAAAGCAGTTAAAGTTTCTTTTGTAGCAATAATTTTATCAGCCATAGGCCTTATTCATGCACCGAAACTTGCTATCCTTTACAATTATAAGTCCGCCTTGGCCTATTTAATTATGGGTATAATATTATGGGGCTTTAGCATAACCCTAAAGGATGTAGAAGATGAAAATGAATCTTTAAGAAATACGATGACAGATTAGTCTACTAAGTAGCCTTGAGGAAGTAGAATTTAAAGCATTTAATGCAAAAACCAAAATTCTTAGGATTTTTTTCATTTTATAATTCTTAAGCACTTTTATTTTTAAGTAAATTATTAGATATTTCAGCAAGCTAGATTCAAATCAATGCTATATTAGAGAAATAGCCTAAATATCAATTATAAATTTAGTAAGAAAACAGTTAAGCTATTATATTTTAGCACCTTAACAATCACTCTTGTATACTAAAACATATGAAAAAAGGGATTTTCACAGAATTAATATATATTTTCATCTCAAATTAAATCCCAATCTGTAAAGTTATTGATTTCTATATTGTTAGAACTTTTCAAAAAACAAAAAGCCGCCAAAGCGGCTTATTATCAATGGCGGGAGTATGTGGGAATCGAACCCACCCAAGAGGCTCCTAACCCCTCGTACTGGTTTTGAAGACCAGAGGGCACACCAGCACCCATCTACTCCCATACAAAAGCGGTAATGACCACTAATATATTATAGCATTTATTTCATTGATGTCAAGTATGCAAGAATTTTGTAATTTATTAATTCAGCATGTCAAATTGAAGCAAATATTATTGTCAAATCTATTTATCTTTGGATTTTTTCCTAGTTAAGGATAATCCACCGAATCCGCTTATTATTGCAATATAGAATCCAAAGTCATACCACCAACCTGTATTTGCTGGTTCATAGATTCTTATTTGAGGATTGAAAATACTTATTATCAGGGAAAAAGGGGCAATCCAACCATGCCATATTCCTGATAGAAATCCCGCAGGATCTGAATTAGTATATTCTCCATTTCCAGGCATACATCCAGTAATTAACATTGAAGTTATAATGATCAAAAGTAACAATACAATATATTTCTTGTTCATATAGTCCTCCTTTTCATATTTACTCAATTGTAGCTTCTATATTTATTAAGCTCATATATCTATATCATATTCTTTCATTTTATTATATAAAGTCTGCCTTCTAATTCCTAAAAGTTCTGCTGCTTTACTCTTATTACCTTTAACAAAGTGAAAATCGGAATGAGAGTCTATATCAATAAAACCCGGACTTACAATATAGCCTTTTGCATCTATGACTTTCAAGGCATCTGAATCTATATATCGAGATGTCTCTTTTATATATCCATCTTTAATGCCAATATCAGCAAAATATGATCCTTTGCCTGAACCATCTATAACTTCTCCACTTTTTATGATTAAATTATACATAGGCCTTCTCCTCTCTGGTAATTCTAATACAACATAGTTTATTAATGATATTTTACCATATAGTCTAAAACCCTGCAATTTACTGAAATTTCATATTAGTCCTATGTGTAAAATAATTTGACAATTCTATTCCCTCCCAAAGTAAAATGCTGTACACTTTTTTAAGATTGATATAACTTATCTTAAATATAATCATCATTTATTTGAATTTTCATATTTTTCTTTAATTGTAAAACCCTAAATCTAAAGGCTTATAGCGAGAAATTTAAGTTCAAATATTATTTTCCAACATGATGGAATAGTAATTGCATCATAATACTTGTAAATCAAATTTTAATCCTTTTTAGGAGGTTATTATACGAGGTGGGGTAAATATATTTGAAGTATTAACTATTGTTCCTAGAGGAATGATGGTTGCAGCTCAAATGACCTTCTTCATATTTATAGTGGCAGGCTCATTTCAAATTATTACTTCTACTGGTGCTATAGAAGCAGGAATCCATAAAGTAGCTAATATGTTAATATGTTTGTATTCTCTTTAACTGGAGCTTTTTTAGGCTTTGCAAAGGTCATTCAACTGAAGATGTAAGAAAGATTACAGGAAAATACTGGATAAGGATATTAGGAGAAACTCTAAGATAAAGCCATAGGATAATTTGTAACCTATGGCTTTATTTATTATATTTCAATACCCTTTCTTGCCACTACTCCTTTGTTATAATAGTGTTTAATCTCCACCATATCCGTAACTAAATCTGCAATTTGGATTATCCTTTCATCTGCATATCTGCCTGTAATTATGACCTCAACATGAGAAGCTTTTCCTTTAATCGTTTCCAACACTTTCTCCACAGTAAATAAATTGTAATACAATGCTATATTCAATTCATCTAAAATAACCACATCAAAGTTTCCTTCCTTCAAAATGACTTTACATTTATTAAGCCCAGCTTTTGCCAACCTAATATCTTCCTCCTTCGGGGCCTTATATATGAAACAATCCCTTCCAAATTGTTCTATAACTAGGTTAGGCAAATAATCTACACTCTTAAGCTCACTGTATTCCATTCCCTTTATGAATTGGCCTATGAAAACCTTTTTACCAGCACATATAGCCCTTAGGGCCAACCCCAACGCAGCAGTAGTCTTTCCCTTTCCATTTCCAGTATATACATGTATATATCCATTATCCATTCGCTATTCCTCCCTAGAATTGGTATTTTCATTATAACATATAGTTCATGATTATTTTATAATCCAAAACATGTTATGGACTATTTAAATAATTTTGATAATTCAGATAGCAATGCTATAATTTAATTATAAACCATATTGAATTATAACATAAGGAATTATGAAAAAAGCAAAAAATATGAGTATCTAACTAAAGGGGGAATAATATGAAACTTAGATATGTAAAGGTAAACCCTGTAGAAAATATGACTATATTTGTGCTGGATCCAGTTCCTAGGAAATTCCACATGAAAATCGCCAATAAACTTATGAGTTATAACAATATTCATGGAGAACAGGTAGGGTTTATAGAGAGGGAACAGGACCTCATAAGGCTTCAGATGATGGGTGGAGAATTTTGTGGTAATGCTTCTAGGTCTCTAGCAGCTTTCATAGTATATAGCCAATACCCCAATATAAAAAAGATAGATCAAGTATATGAAGTCACTATAAAAACCTCAGGCATAGAAGGCATTATTACTTGTAAGGTTACTCCTACAGAAAAGGGAAATAGTTTTTTCTCAGAAATTAACATGCCACTACCCCTATTAATTAAAGAATTTCATTTCAAAGAAGGCAATAATAGTATAAAATCGATTAAAGTTAGTTTGCCTGGTATAATTCATTTCATTGTAGATGCCAATAAAGTACAAGATAAAGATAGTTTTTTCAAAGTAATTAAGAATGAAATGGATAAAGAAGAATATGATGCCTTTGGAATCATGTATTACGATAGAGAAAGCAATTTCTTAACCCCATTAGTATATGTAAAAAACACTGATAGCCTTTTTTGGGAAAGAAGCTGTGCCTCTGGAACTGCAGCATTAGGAGCAGCCTTGGCCTATGAAAGCGAAAGCTCCATATCAAAAGAAATCCAGCAACCTGGTGGTAGCTTAGAAATTTCTATTGACTGGAAATCTAATAATATAGACTCCATTAAGCTAGATGGATTAGTTGAAATAGTATCAGAAGGAATAGCATATTTATAATTAAAAACACCCTAGATATAAGAGCTTTCCCGCATCTAGGGTGTTTAGTATTAAAATCCAATTTATAAAATCATTGCTGCAATTGTTCCAAATATTAATAAAGGTATATTAAAGAAGGTAAATGTTGGAACACAAGTATCCCATATATGATCATGTTGGCCATCTGCATTTAAGCCAGATGTAGGTCCTAATGTACTATCTGAAGCAGGTGAACCTGCATCTCCTAATGCTCCAGCAACACCTACAAGAGCTATAGTTGCTGCAGGACTAAATCCCAATTGGATGCATAAAGGTACATAAAATGTGGCTATAATAGGAACTGTACCAAAGGAAGTGCCTATACCCATTGTTACCAACAATCCAATTAACAACATTAATATAGCTCCTAATAATTTACTACCGCCTATTAGTTCTACTGAGCTATTTACTAAAGCTTCTACAGCTCCAGTTTCCCTTAATACATTACCATATCCAGATGCAACTAACATTACAAAGGCTATAAAGCCCATCATTCTAATTCCGCCATCCATTAAATTGTCAATATCTTTAAACTTGAAGGAACCAAATAACAACATTACTAATAGAGCAGTTAATATTCCTAAAGCTAAAGAATCCGACAATAATTGAACTGCAAAAGCTACTATAGCACCTATTAATACTCCTACTTCTTCCTTGGTCATGTTTGAACTTTGTTCTTCATCGGTCGCTGCAATTTCGCCAAAGCTAATATCTTCATATTCTCTTGGTTTTCTATAAGCTATAAATATAGCAAGTAACAAGCCAATAATCATACCTACCCCAGGTATAAGTAAAGGCTTCCAAATCATTTTAGTAGTTACTGGCATTCCATTATCAATAAGTGCATCCCTTATTGTGTTGTGGAATATTAAACCAAACCCAACAGGTAACATAATATAAGGAGCTTTTAAGCCAAAGGTTAAAGCACATGCAACAGCTCGCCTGTCGATTTTCAATTTATTCATTACTCCAAGAAGTGGTGGGATTAAAATTGGTATGAATGCAATATGCACAGGAATTAAGTTTTGCGAAAAGCATGAAATGAAAGCAATTATCAACACAAACAATACTCTTTTATCCTTTAAGCTTTTAGACAACTTTATTACTAGTCTATTGGCAATACCACTTTTATTGATGGCTACAGCCAAAGCACCTAATAAAATATAACTAAGAGCTGTTTCTGAATTCCCACCCATACCAGCAATTAATAATGAAATGCTTTCCGTCATACTTATACCTGAAAGAACTCCAGCAACGAGGGCAGAAATTATTAATGCTATGATTACATTTAGCTTTAATAAGCATAAAACTGTCATTACAAGAACGGATACAACAACAGGCATATAATTCACCTCACTCTAATATTATTTTTGAATAATGCGAATCTAATTAATACTAAATCAATGAATTAAAATTAGCCTTTTAATCACTCCTTTCTTAATATAGAATATCAGGTACAGCAAAGCTGTACCTGCTGCAAAACATTAAAATACCATTTCACCTGCTGCATCTTCCACAGATTTAATTATTTTTCCGTCTGTTATAATATCTTCACATTTATTAATGTCTTCATAAAGAGGTCTATCATCTTCAAGTTTTTCTACATATTGTCTTACAAGTTCATAAGCAGGTTTTGTACCTACTCCCAAACCTTTATTCCCTCTTAAATCTATGGCTTGACACGCTGCCATTATTTCCATAGCAAGCACTCTTCGTACATTCTTCATTATCTCCCTTGCTTTCCTTGCTGCAATCGTCCCCATTGAAACATGGTCCTCTTGGTTAGCTGAGGATGGAATTGAATCTACACTTGCAGGGTGAGCTAAAACTTTATTTTCAGATACAAGAGCTGCTGCAGAATATTGAACTATCATAAATCCTGAATTCAATCCACCTTTTTCCACCAAAAATGCTGGAAGTCCGCTTAATGCAGGATTCACCAACCTTTCCAAACGCCTTTCAGAAATATTAGCTATCTCAGCTAATGCTATTCCTAAAAAGTCAAATACTAATGCCATAGGCTGACCATGGAAGTTACCTCCTGAAATGCCCTCCTTAGTATCATCAAATACCAGTGGGTTATCTGTAACGGAATTTATCTCTATTTCTACTTTTTCTTTGATATAGTTGATGGCATCTTTGCTTGCACCATGAACTTGGGGCACACATCTTAAAGCATAAGCATCCTGAACTCGGATTTCTCCCTGTTTTGTAGTCATGTTGCTATCTTTTAACAATTGCAATATAATCCTGGCTGTATCAATCTGCCCTTTATGAGGTCTTAATTGATGAATCCTATTATCTAGGGCATTAACTACTCCATTTTGAGCTTCAAAGCTCAATGCAGCTGCTATATCTGCAACTTTTAATAAGTTAATAGCATCATATACTGTAAGAGCCCCAACAGAAGTCATAGCTTGAGTCCCATTTATAAGGGCAAGGCCTTCTTTAGATGTTAATTCTATAATGCTTATCCCCGCTTTATTCATAGCTTCCTTGCCAGACATTACTTCTCCCTTATATTCAGCTTTACCTAATCCAAGCATAGGTAGAACCATATGAGATAAAGGAGCTAAATCACCGCTTGAACCTAATGAGCCTTTCTCCGGTATAATAGGATGAACTCCTTTATTAAGCATGTCAATTAAAGTTTGTATAGTTTCAATTTTAACACCAGAATAGCCTTTTGCCAAGCTATTTATTCTTAAAAGCATAATACCTCTGACTATTTCAGTCTCGAAAGGCTTTCCTGCTCCAACTGCATGGGATACAATTAAATTTTCTTGAAGGAGCTTTGTTTCTTCCTTTGATATAGTCACATCGCTAAATTTCCCAAAACCAGTTGTTATTCCATATACTACTTCACCATTTTCTACGAATTCGTCAACTGTTCTTCTAGATTTCAGTATGTTTTCCTTTGCTTCTTCAGAAAGTTCCACTTCTTTGTACTCCCTACAAACTGCCACCACGTCTTCTATTGTCAAAGAATTCCCTGTAATAATAACTTTGCTCATTTTTTAACCTCCTTTAAAAAAATATCCAATATTTGTCATAGTATTAATAATTTTCCGAATTAATCGACTATTCTCGCTATTTATATATGCAAGTTTTATACCTATACATAAATCTTATTTTTATGAGTTTCTATAATTCAATACATGGGCTAAACTCAATATAAATGTTTAAACTAAAAACACATTATGTTCATATTTATAGTAATAAATAATTTGGGCAGTGTTTGAATCTTAAACATTATGTTTAAAATTCAAACACTGCATCATTTCAGAAAGTTTATTTATATTTCTCATCTACTAACTTCTTAATTAACTCTTCATTAGGCATAAATGGAAGGGTAATATGGTCTGTATCCTTAAATTGATTATTATATTCTATTACAGTTTCCATTGCATTCTCATTTCTTGCCCAAGACCTTCTTGCTACTCCTACCATAACATCCCATGGTATGGCAGTCTTTATTATATTGTCAACCCTCTCACTTCCATCTAATACTAATCCAAATCCTCCATTTATCGATTTCCCTATTCCTACTCCTCCACCGTTGTGTAAGGCTACTAAACTCATTCCTCTAGCTGCATTACCAGCAAAACAATGGGTGGCCATATCTGCCATAATGTTACTTCCATCATAGATGTTAGCTGTCTCTCTGAAAGGTGAATCGGTTCCTCCTGTATCGTGATGATCC
This window harbors:
- a CDS encoding universal stress protein, with the translated sequence MEKAKVMVCVTQQKTCERLILEGYKLIKSKEDKLYVIHVVNERENFLEYANDGEALEYLFNVSKKAGADLTVLRSKDVLKTIINFAKSNSITHIVMGSSQNQGMEEKAGIGMQLQNALPDVKFIIL
- a CDS encoding cob(I)yrinic acid a,c-diamide adenosyltransferase gives rise to the protein MDNGYIHVYTGNGKGKTTAALGLALRAICAGKKVFIGQFIKGMEYSELKSVDYLPNLVIEQFGRDCFIYKAPKEEDIRLAKAGLNKCKVILKEGNFDVVILDELNIALYYNLFTVEKVLETIKGKASHVEVIITGRYADERIIQIADLVTDMVEIKHYYNKGVVARKGIEI
- a CDS encoding DUF1259 domain-containing protein, translating into MQKIAGRPTRSPLVIAALFSFESMDSRGRTLNLGETVILQREINPFISALRERNIEVTALHNHWLFDKPRLFYIHFFSIEDPLSFARKVAEAFQVLKY
- a CDS encoding small, acid-soluble spore protein, alpha/beta type, encoding MGKRPIDTNAIKALNEMKIELANELGISDALENKKELDPVTNIFTAGPVGGLMTQKLVEMGEQELIDEE
- the hutH gene encoding histidine ammonia-lyase, whose protein sequence is MSKVIITGNSLTIEDVVAVCREYKEVELSEEAKENILKSRRTVDEFVENGEVVYGITTGFGKFSDVTISKEETKLLQENLIVSHAVGAGKPFETEIVRGIMLLRINSLAKGYSGVKIETIQTLIDMLNKGVHPIIPEKGSLGSSGDLAPLSHMVLPMLGLGKAEYKGEVMSGKEAMNKAGISIIELTSKEGLALINGTQAMTSVGALTVYDAINLLKVADIAAALSFEAQNGVVNALDNRIHQLRPHKGQIDTARIILQLLKDSNMTTKQGEIRVQDAYALRCVPQVHGASKDAINYIKEKVEIEINSVTDNPLVFDDTKEGISGGNFHGQPMALVFDFLGIALAEIANISERRLERLVNPALSGLPAFLVEKGGLNSGFMIVQYSAAALVSENKVLAHPASVDSIPSSANQEDHVSMGTIAARKAREIMKNVRRVLAMEIMAACQAIDLRGNKGLGVGTKPAYELVRQYVEKLEDDRPLYEDINKCEDIITDGKIIKSVEDAAGEMVF
- a CDS encoding Na+/H+ antiporter family protein; translation: MPVVVSVLVMTVLCLLKLNVIIALIISALVAGVLSGISMTESISLLIAGMGGNSETALSYILLGALAVAINKSGIANRLVIKLSKSLKDKRVLFVLIIAFISCFSQNLIPVHIAFIPILIPPLLGVMNKLKIDRRAVACALTFGLKAPYIMLPVGFGLIFHNTIRDALIDNGMPVTTKMIWKPLLIPGVGMIIGLLLAIFIAYRKPREYEDISFGEIAATDEEQSSNMTKEEVGVLIGAIVAFAVQLLSDSLALGILTALLVMLLFGSFKFKDIDNLMDGGIRMMGFIAFVMLVASGYGNVLRETGAVEALVNSSVELIGGSKLLGAILMLLIGLLVTMGIGTSFGTVPIIATFYVPLCIQLGFSPAATIALVGVAGALGDAGSPASDSTLGPTSGLNADGQHDHIWDTCVPTFTFFNIPLLIFGTIAAMIL
- a CDS encoding diaminopimelate epimerase gives rise to the protein MKLRYVKVNPVENMTIFVLDPVPRKFHMKIANKLMSYNNIHGEQVGFIEREQDLIRLQMMGGEFCGNASRSLAAFIVYSQYPNIKKIDQVYEVTIKTSGIEGIITCKVTPTEKGNSFFSEINMPLPLLIKEFHFKEGNNSIKSIKVSLPGIIHFIVDANKVQDKDSFFKVIKNEMDKEEYDAFGIMYYDRESNFLTPLVYVKNTDSLFWERSCASGTAALGAALAYESESSISKEIQQPGGSLEISIDWKSNNIDSIKLDGLVEIVSEGIAYL
- a CDS encoding helix-turn-helix domain-containing protein, translated to MYNLIIKSGEVIDGSGKGSYFADIGIKDGYIKETSRYIDSDALKVIDAKGYIVSPGFIDIDSHSDFHFVKGNKSKAAELLGIRRQTLYNKMKEYDIDI